From Tachysurus fulvidraco isolate hzauxx_2018 chromosome 10, HZAU_PFXX_2.0, whole genome shotgun sequence, one genomic window encodes:
- the api5 gene encoding apoptosis inhibitor 5 yields MAATVEELYRNYGILADAKEDLSQHKDAYQVILDGVKGGPKEKRLAAQFIPKFFSSFPDLADAAINAQLDLCEDEDVSIRRQAIKELPRFAAGENLPRVADILTQLLQTDDAAEFNQVNSALISIFKIDARGTLGGLFSQILQGEDVVRERAIKFLSTKLKTMPDETLTKDVEDFIFVETKKVLEDVTGEEFVLLMRVLSGMKSLQTVSGRQQLVELVVEQAYLEQALNPADADSVDRLLQCTRQALPLFSKNVHSTRFVTYFCEHVLPNISMLTSPVAELDIQLEVLKLLAEMSPYCGDMDKLESNLMMLFEKLLEFMPLPPEEENGENAGNEEPKLQFSYVECLLYSFHQLGKKLPDFLIDKVNAEKLKDFKIRLQYFARGLQVYIRQLRVALQGKSGDALKTEENKIKVVALKITNNINILIKDLFHNPPSYKSTVTLSWKPVQKSEAATAAVVGQKRPSGEDVPTGTIGKKVSPLPRRDARQIYNPPSGKYSASIGNFSYEQRGGFRGGRGRGFGRGNRSRGRIY; encoded by the exons ATGGCGGCCACAGTGGAGGAGCTTTACCGTAACTACGGGATCCTCGCGGACGCTAAAGAGGACCTCAGTCAG CATAAAGATGCTTACCAGGTTATTCTGGATGGTGTGAAAGGAGGCCCAAAAGAGAAGCGTTTGGCTGCACAGTTCATTCCAAAGTTCTTCAGCAGTTTTCCAGACCTGGCAGATGCAGCAATTAACGCACAGTTGGATTTGTGTGAAGATGAAGACGTATCG ATTCGACGACAGGCCATCAAAGAACTCCCACGCTTTGCTGCTGGAGAGAATTTACCCAGAGTAGCAGACATCCTCACACAATTACTGCAGACAG ATGATGCAGCGGAATTCAACCAAGTAAACAGTGCACTGATTTCTATATTCAAAATTGACGCTAGAG GGACACTTGGAGGTCTTTTTAGCCAAATTCTACAGGGAGAGGATGTTGTAAGAGAAAGAGCTATCAAGTTCCTCTCTACCAAGTTGAAGACAATGCCAGATGAAACCCTGACCAAGGATGTGGAGGACTTCATCTTCGTAGAGACAAAAAAG GTTTTAGAGGATGTGACTGGAGAGGAGTTTGTGCTTCTGATGCGGGTGCTGTCTGGCATGAAGAGCTTGCAGACAGTGAGCGGGAGGCAGCAGCTGGTGGAGTTGGTGGTGGAGCAGGCTTACCTGGAGCAGGCCCTCAACCCTGCTGATGCTGACAGCGTAGATCGCCTGTTGCAGTGCACTCGCCAGGCACTGCCACTGTTCTCA AAAAATGTACATTCGACTCGATTTGTGACGTACTTCTGTGAACATGTGCTGCCTAACATCAGCATGCTCACCAGCCCTGTGGCAGAACTGGACATCCAGCTTGAA GTTCTAAAACTGCTGGCTGAAATGAGTCCATACTGTGGTGACATGGACAAACTCGAGTCCAACCTCATGATGCTGTTTGAGAAACTTCTG GAGTTCATGCCCTTGCCTCCTGAAGAGGAGAATGGAGAAAATGCTGGCAATGAGGAACCAAAGCTCCAGTTCAGTTATGTGGAGTGCCTGCTCTACAGTTTCCACCAGCTGGGCAAAAAGTTACCAGATTTTCTTATTGACAAGGTCAATGCTGAGAAATTAAAAGACTTCAAGATCAG GCTGCAGTACTTTGCAAGAGGACTTCAGGTGTATATCCGTCAACTCCGTGTGGCCTTGCAAGGCAAAAGTGGTGATGCTCTAAAGACTGAAGAG AATAAAATTAAAGTGGTGGCTTTGAAAATTACCAATAACATCAACATCCTAATCAAG GATCTCTTCCACAACCCTCCATCCTACAAGAGCACGGTCACTTTGTCCTGGAAACCAGTGCAAAAGTCTGAGGCGGCTACAGCAGCTGTCGTAGG CCAAAAACGCCCCTCTGGAGAGGATGTGCCTACAGGAACCATTGGAAAGAAAGTTTCCCCGTTGCCCAGGAGGGATGCAAGGCAAATATATAATCCCCCAAGTGGAAAATACAGTGCTAGCATTGGGAACTTCTCTTATG AGCAAAGAGGTGGGTTCAGAGGCGGCCGAGGTAGAGGTTTTGGACGAGGAAACAGGAGTCGAGGGCGGATCTACTGA